From Sediminibacterium sp. TEGAF015, a single genomic window includes:
- a CDS encoding TlpA family protein disulfide reductase: protein MKRYFVLILVLLSLKCTTNSNSKYYGDIHIKLPKSGFQKLKGKYLYLIDVQSKATLDSVLVDKPELQFTKIQRLNLNPLFLSIKHYDVYNGFKGLRPIGFCTELSTQNHVYSLFYADETFTEIVVFDTAKLEKSWFNGSKQNAPYFKDLVLNYPEASNPFDTKIHEHNKKIIQSYPDSYLILKQLYSYKQFFAPEEIKKLLSYFNPAVKQYDLYQSLQNYLADNKFFDTKYPSFIKFENAKGEKEKVSTNNQSVHLIVYWASWCLPCRKEIPELKKILAKYSDAGLAITSISIDGNKQDWLAALAFEKMNWQQLLAIDSSRMQLNEHYAINAIPKSYLYNSQKQLINTFTGFNSSLEETIRNEIK, encoded by the coding sequence ATGAAGCGATACTTTGTACTTATACTTGTTTTACTATCATTAAAATGCACTACTAATAGTAACTCAAAATATTACGGTGATATACATATCAAATTACCAAAAAGCGGATTTCAAAAACTTAAGGGCAAATATCTTTATTTGATAGATGTGCAAAGCAAAGCTACATTAGATTCGGTATTAGTGGATAAGCCAGAATTGCAATTCACTAAGATTCAACGATTAAATTTGAATCCTTTATTCCTTAGCATTAAGCACTATGATGTTTACAACGGTTTTAAAGGTTTGCGGCCGATTGGATTTTGTACAGAACTTTCTACACAGAATCATGTTTATTCACTATTTTATGCTGATGAGACATTTACTGAAATAGTAGTATTTGATACAGCAAAATTAGAAAAGTCTTGGTTTAATGGTAGTAAGCAAAATGCTCCTTATTTTAAAGATTTAGTTTTAAACTATCCAGAAGCGAGTAATCCCTTTGATACAAAGATACATGAACACAATAAGAAAATTATACAGTCTTACCCAGATTCGTATTTGATACTAAAGCAGCTTTACAGCTACAAGCAATTTTTTGCTCCTGAAGAGATTAAAAAATTGCTTAGTTACTTTAATCCGGCAGTTAAACAGTATGATTTGTATCAGTCATTACAAAACTACTTAGCTGATAATAAATTTTTTGATACTAAATATCCCTCTTTCATCAAATTTGAAAATGCAAAAGGCGAAAAGGAAAAAGTAAGTACAAATAATCAATCGGTACACTTAATTGTCTATTGGGCGAGTTGGTGTCTTCCTTGTAGAAAGGAAATCCCCGAATTAAAAAAAATCCTTGCTAAATATTCAGATGCAGGACTAGCAATAACAAGTATTTCTATAGATGGTAATAAACAGGATTGGTTAGCTGCATTAGCGTTTGAAAAAATGAACTGGCAGCAGTTATTGGCTATCGATAGTTCTCGTATGCAGTTAAATGAGCACTATGCAATAAACGCCATTCCTAAAAGCTATCTTTATAATTCACAAAAACAACTCATCAATACATTTACAGGATTTAATTCCTCCCTTGAAGAAACTATAAGGAACGAGATTAAATAA
- a CDS encoding LOG family protein, with the protein MKESKSEALKRIIPAEQPVYLDGPKPRINELRFAWDVFSEFIKSFRFLHFLGPCVTVFGSARFKEDHPYYKAAQDIGKHIAELGFTTITGGGPGIMEAANRGAFENGGQSVGINIKLPFEQHENPYVHKSITLKYFFVRKVMLVKYSYAFVCMPGGFGTMDEFYEALTLIQTKTINDFPMVLFGKEYYQPLMDYCAFMAEQGTISKEDLKLVLLTDDVHEAGHHISTYVRKNYKVKPRKRLWWFFEKR; encoded by the coding sequence ATGAAGGAGAGTAAGAGTGAGGCTTTGAAGAGAATTATTCCGGCCGAACAACCGGTTTATTTAGATGGCCCCAAACCCAGAATCAATGAATTACGCTTTGCCTGGGACGTGTTCTCCGAATTTATCAAGTCATTTCGGTTTTTACATTTTCTAGGTCCCTGTGTAACGGTATTTGGAAGTGCAAGATTCAAGGAAGACCATCCTTATTATAAAGCTGCACAAGATATAGGAAAGCATATTGCAGAGTTAGGATTTACCACTATTACGGGAGGAGGTCCTGGTATCATGGAAGCAGCCAACAGAGGCGCATTTGAAAATGGGGGTCAATCGGTAGGTATTAATATTAAACTCCCTTTTGAGCAACACGAAAATCCCTATGTACACAAATCCATTACACTTAAATATTTCTTTGTACGAAAAGTAATGTTAGTGAAATACTCTTATGCATTTGTTTGCATGCCGGGCGGATTTGGCACTATGGATGAGTTCTATGAAGCATTAACCCTTATACAAACCAAAACCATCAATGATTTCCCCATGGTATTGTTTGGCAAAGAATATTATCAACCTCTTATGGATTATTGTGCATTCATGGCCGAACAAGGCACGATTTCAAAAGAAGATTTAAAACTGGTTTTGCTAACCGATGATGTACACGAAGCAGGCCATCATATTAGCACTTATGTTCGCAAGAATTACAAAGTAAAACCCCGCAAGCGTTTGTGGTGGTTTTTTGAGAAGCGATAG
- a CDS encoding exodeoxyribonuclease III, whose translation MRIISYNVNGIRAAIKKGFAEWIQTDPADIICLQESKATQEDVDLSIFEKAGYHSYWFTAQKKGYSGVVILTKIKPDAVHYGSNMEQSDMEGRVIRADFGDITLVNAYYPSGTSGDERQAYKYIWLDEFQVFLTELKKTRPNLIVVGDYNIAHEAIDIHDPKGNKKSSGFLPEERAWMTQFLASGWIDSFRHLHPEATGAYSWWSQRFPSVRLNNKGWRIDYICLTESLGKQLKAAAIYPDVKHSDHCPIYAEIK comes from the coding sequence ATGCGCATTATTTCATACAACGTGAATGGCATCAGGGCTGCCATAAAAAAAGGTTTTGCAGAGTGGATCCAAACGGATCCTGCTGATATCATTTGCTTACAAGAGAGTAAAGCTACTCAAGAAGATGTTGACCTTAGCATTTTTGAAAAAGCGGGCTATCACAGCTATTGGTTTACAGCCCAGAAGAAAGGATACAGTGGGGTAGTGATCCTTACTAAAATAAAACCTGATGCAGTACACTATGGCAGCAATATGGAACAGAGTGATATGGAAGGTCGTGTGATTCGGGCTGATTTTGGAGACATCACCCTTGTAAATGCTTATTATCCTTCTGGCACTAGTGGGGATGAAAGACAGGCGTATAAATATATTTGGCTTGATGAATTTCAAGTTTTCTTAACTGAGCTAAAAAAAACCAGGCCCAACTTAATTGTGGTGGGAGATTACAACATTGCCCACGAAGCCATCGATATTCATGATCCTAAAGGAAATAAAAAATCGTCTGGATTTTTACCAGAAGAACGAGCATGGATGACCCAATTTTTGGCCAGTGGATGGATCGACAGTTTCAGACACTTGCATCCGGAAGCTACAGGTGCGTACAGCTGGTGGAGTCAACGTTTCCCTTCTGTCCGCTTAAACAACAAAGGCTGGAGAATCGATTATATCTGCCTTACAGAATCTTTGGGTAAACAGCTAAAAGCCGCTGCCATTTATCCTGATGTAAAGCACAGTGATCATTGTCCTATTTATGCAGAAATAAAATAA
- a CDS encoding DUF4286 family protein, with the protein MYIYNVTTKVSHDIHTDWFHWMQQEHIPAVMASGCFTHFQFVRLLETDEEDGITYAVQYHAAAKADYNRYVELHAPALRNDSVQKWGNQMIAFRTLMQVVN; encoded by the coding sequence ATGTATATATATAACGTAACTACCAAAGTGTCGCATGACATTCACACCGATTGGTTTCATTGGATGCAACAAGAGCATATTCCTGCAGTCATGGCATCTGGTTGCTTTACCCACTTTCAATTTGTTCGTTTATTAGAAACCGATGAAGAAGATGGAATTACCTATGCAGTGCAATATCATGCAGCAGCCAAGGCAGATTACAACCGCTACGTTGAATTGCATGCACCTGCATTGCGCAACGATTCTGTGCAGAAATGGGGCAACCAAATGATTGCTTTTAGAACATTAATGCAGGTTGTGAATTGA
- a CDS encoding HU family DNA-binding protein produces the protein MLFLHANTKPEFRSNPLFIRVLSQKNQKRKKNKNFVGNEKPINLSRYQKLLKITSMNKAELIAHLADDAGITKTQANAALDSFIDAVTKTLKKGDKVTLVGFGTFSVSKRAARTGRNPQTGETIKIKAKKVARFKAGKELSGKL, from the coding sequence GTGTTGTTTTTACACGCTAATACAAAACCAGAATTTCGCTCCAACCCTTTATTTATAAGGGTTTTGAGCCAAAAAAATCAAAAAAGAAAAAAGAATAAAAATTTTGTTGGTAATGAAAAGCCAATAAATTTGTCCCGTTATCAAAAATTATTAAAAATCACATCTATGAACAAAGCTGAATTAATCGCGCACCTAGCTGATGATGCAGGTATCACCAAAACACAAGCAAACGCTGCATTGGATTCTTTTATTGATGCAGTTACAAAAACCTTAAAGAAAGGTGATAAAGTAACCCTAGTAGGTTTCGGTACTTTCTCTGTATCTAAGCGTGCTGCACGTACTGGTCGTAACCCTCAAACTGGTGAGACTATCAAAATTAAAGCTAAGAAAGTTGCTCGCTTCAAAGCTGGTAAAGAATTAAGCGGTAAGTTATAA
- a CDS encoding 30S ribosomal protein THX, which yields MHFIKQLIQIITMGRGDKKTAKGKRFQGSFGKSRPANPAAAKKAAAKKAATKAS from the coding sequence TTGCACTTTATTAAACAACTTATTCAAATTATTACCATGGGTAGAGGTGACAAAAAAACAGCTAAAGGAAAACGTTTCCAAGGGTCTTTCGGTAAGTCTAGACCTGCAAATCCTGCAGCAGCCAAGAAAGCAGCCGCAAAAAAAGCAGCTACCAAAGCTTCTTAA
- a CDS encoding aminotransferase class V-fold PLP-dependent enzyme gives MEPRRNFIKKAGALAGVFAGYGIFNQLQAAEFTAAAAITSDNPIVAASDEDYWQLIQQAYSVPANFINLNNGGVSPSPIVVQQAVERYNQLSNQGPSYFMWRILDQGREPLRQKLALLARCSPEEIAVNRNATEALNSVIFGLDLQRGDEVIGTKQDYPNMIQAWRQRSLRDGIVYKQISFDFPIEDDEAIVQAFEKAITPKTKILHVTHIVNWVGQILPVKKICQMAHRRGLEVIVDGAHSFGLLDFAIPDLECDYFGTSLHKFLSAPIGSGMLWIKKEKISKVWPLVCNDKPQSPDIRKFETLGTRSFPIEQGIGEALAFHNAIGAKRKEERIRYLKNYWATRVKDIPGVQLHTSLQSAYSCAICGVSVKGLTPAQLDQQLYNQYKIHTVGIVWENISCVRITPHVYTRPADLDLLVLAIQKIASGVKG, from the coding sequence ATGGAGCCCAGGAGAAATTTCATTAAAAAAGCAGGCGCTTTAGCGGGTGTATTTGCTGGCTATGGCATATTCAATCAATTGCAAGCAGCCGAGTTTACAGCAGCGGCTGCAATCACTTCAGATAATCCTATTGTGGCGGCTTCAGATGAAGATTACTGGCAATTGATTCAACAGGCTTATTCGGTTCCTGCCAATTTTATCAATTTAAACAATGGGGGTGTAAGCCCTTCTCCGATAGTGGTGCAACAAGCAGTAGAGCGGTATAATCAACTCTCTAACCAGGGGCCATCCTATTTTATGTGGCGCATATTAGACCAGGGAAGAGAGCCGCTACGGCAGAAACTTGCTTTACTAGCAAGATGTTCTCCAGAAGAGATTGCGGTTAACCGGAATGCAACAGAGGCCTTAAATTCTGTCATTTTTGGGTTGGATTTACAGCGAGGTGATGAAGTAATTGGCACTAAGCAGGATTATCCCAACATGATACAAGCCTGGCGTCAGCGATCACTGCGCGATGGTATTGTGTACAAACAAATCAGTTTTGATTTTCCGATAGAAGACGATGAAGCCATTGTTCAGGCATTTGAAAAAGCCATTACACCTAAAACCAAAATTTTGCATGTAACCCATATAGTCAATTGGGTGGGGCAAATTTTACCGGTGAAAAAGATTTGTCAGATGGCACATCGTCGCGGTTTGGAAGTGATTGTAGATGGAGCCCACTCATTTGGCTTACTCGATTTTGCCATACCCGATTTGGAGTGCGATTATTTTGGTACCAGTTTGCATAAGTTCTTAAGTGCTCCCATTGGTTCAGGAATGCTTTGGATTAAAAAAGAAAAAATCTCAAAAGTTTGGCCATTGGTATGTAATGATAAACCACAAAGCCCGGATATCAGAAAGTTTGAAACCCTTGGTACCAGAAGCTTCCCTATTGAACAGGGCATTGGTGAAGCATTGGCTTTTCACAATGCCATTGGTGCCAAGAGAAAAGAAGAGCGCATACGCTATTTAAAAAATTACTGGGCAACTAGGGTAAAAGATATTCCAGGGGTACAATTGCATACTTCTTTGCAATCGGCCTATTCCTGTGCTATTTGCGGGGTAAGTGTTAAAGGACTAACCCCTGCCCAGTTAGACCAGCAATTATACAATCAGTATAAAATACATACCGTAGGAATTGTTTGGGAAAATATCAGTTGTGTAAGAATTACCCCTCATGTGTATACAAGACCTGCCGACTTAGACCTATTGGTGTTGGCCATTCAAAAGATAGCGTCCGGCGTAAAAGGATAA
- a CDS encoding TlpA family protein disulfide reductase — MRKYCILCCTIFLFSQIAIAQKNQSVCLLQGVVKNRTSDTIYIRKSTQDLRAFLENPVKIPVKNGAFTYQLPFTETEALELIFQDEIEKGSWSPILFFPYLGRVSFELYPQKDWLNNRVVGGELNKSYATFKAVNQEKFQSAKNSLYQTRDSLIRVNAFETEAYQQIFKDLRQLKPNDHDGKVPLYQKSDEMEKTGARYTDLAKQLYVNPFDSLIRVEYHWKYQYLTQHISLSSYYSLWTDVMRVAKDNRIVAQYIRELFPVYKKQFPGHVYTKSIEQQLNGLQKVAVGNPFLDVKAFTLNGDTMLLSKAITGKITLIDFWGSWCGPCIAKMRLVKPLYERFKNKGFVIVGIAREFQSFAAVKNRIAIENYVWQNLFDIDDKLNIWNKYGINNGIGMMVVVDQQGKIVAIDPKASELEDLLIKTLE, encoded by the coding sequence ATGCGTAAATATTGTATCCTGTGTTGCACTATTTTCCTATTTAGTCAGATTGCCATTGCGCAAAAAAACCAATCAGTTTGCCTTTTACAAGGGGTTGTAAAAAATAGAACAAGCGATACAATTTACATTCGAAAATCTACACAGGATTTACGTGCATTTTTAGAAAATCCAGTCAAAATCCCCGTAAAAAACGGTGCATTTACCTATCAGCTTCCCTTTACTGAAACCGAGGCTTTAGAATTGATTTTTCAGGATGAAATAGAAAAGGGAAGTTGGAGCCCCATTCTCTTTTTCCCTTATTTGGGAAGGGTTTCATTCGAATTGTATCCTCAGAAAGATTGGCTCAACAATCGGGTAGTTGGTGGAGAATTGAATAAAAGTTATGCTACATTCAAAGCAGTCAATCAAGAAAAGTTCCAATCTGCAAAGAACAGTTTATACCAAACACGAGATTCACTGATTCGTGTAAATGCATTTGAAACAGAGGCCTATCAACAAATTTTTAAGGACTTGCGCCAGCTAAAGCCTAACGACCATGATGGAAAAGTTCCGTTGTATCAAAAAAGTGATGAAATGGAAAAAACAGGGGCTCGCTATACCGATTTAGCAAAGCAGCTATATGTAAACCCTTTTGATTCATTAATACGAGTAGAGTATCATTGGAAATACCAATACTTAACTCAGCATATTTCTCTTTCTAGCTACTATTCACTTTGGACAGATGTGATGAGGGTTGCAAAAGACAATCGGATTGTTGCCCAGTATATAAGAGAATTATTTCCAGTTTATAAGAAACAATTTCCGGGACATGTTTATACGAAGTCAATTGAACAACAACTAAATGGTCTTCAGAAAGTAGCTGTGGGAAATCCTTTTTTGGATGTAAAAGCTTTTACATTGAATGGAGATACGATGCTATTGTCAAAAGCCATAACTGGCAAAATAACTTTAATTGATTTTTGGGGTTCCTGGTGTGGTCCATGTATTGCTAAAATGCGACTGGTAAAACCCCTTTATGAAAGATTTAAAAATAAAGGATTTGTAATTGTAGGTATTGCCAGGGAGTTTCAAAGTTTTGCTGCAGTAAAAAATCGTATTGCCATTGAAAATTATGTATGGCAAAACCTGTTTGATATAGACGATAAATTAAATATTTGGAATAAATACGGTATTAATAATGGAATTGGAATGATGGTGGTAGTAGACCAGCAGGGCAAAATTGTAGCCATTGATCCCAAAGCCAGCGAATTGGAAGACTTACTGATTAAAACGCTGGAATGA
- a CDS encoding FkbM family methyltransferase, translating into MTYKLNLLIKAFGPVDGIKFYIHLLFKKYGSFTSSRYNTTFHLRSKTTDKYTFKQVFLDDQYNVDLPFTPERIIDAGANIGLAAVYFSHRYPNSKIVAVEPSRDNFQALLKNIAGHPNIKANCMGLWNRDVYLLITNPDGPSSSFMLTETSPDNPEAIPAESVETIMRGENWDTIDLLKIDIEGSEKEVFEANYEFWLPKTKVIYLELHDQMKKGCSKSVFAAISKYNFSFSFSDENLVFINEDLV; encoded by the coding sequence ATGACATACAAATTGAATTTATTAATTAAAGCATTTGGTCCAGTAGATGGAATCAAGTTTTATATACACTTGTTATTTAAAAAATACGGTTCATTTACTTCTTCCCGTTACAATACTACTTTTCATTTAAGAAGTAAAACGACAGACAAGTATACATTTAAGCAGGTTTTTTTAGATGATCAGTACAATGTGGATTTGCCCTTTACACCTGAGCGAATCATAGATGCAGGAGCTAATATTGGTTTAGCCGCTGTTTATTTTTCACATCGTTACCCCAATAGTAAAATTGTGGCAGTAGAACCCAGCAGGGATAATTTTCAGGCATTGCTTAAAAATATTGCAGGTCATCCCAATATCAAAGCCAATTGTATGGGTTTGTGGAACAGAGATGTTTACTTGTTGATTACAAATCCGGATGGTCCAAGCAGTTCTTTTATGCTTACCGAAACCAGTCCGGACAATCCTGAAGCCATCCCTGCAGAATCGGTGGAAACCATCATGAGGGGCGAAAACTGGGACACCATTGATTTATTGAAGATAGATATTGAGGGTTCGGAGAAAGAAGTGTTTGAAGCCAATTATGAATTTTGGTTACCTAAAACCAAAGTCATATATTTAGAGTTGCACGATCAAATGAAGAAAGGATGTTCCAAGTCGGTATTTGCAGCTATCAGCAAATACAATTTCTCCTTTTCTTTTTCTGATGAGAACCTGGTGTTTATAAATGAAGACTTGGTTTAG
- a CDS encoding M57 family metalloprotease produces the protein MKKSLFTLIFWNLCTVLFLTSCQKNYAPEFNITHINEMKSMGFNTTNIKRFKENYIVENDIIIDVSKIHGINLSKVTQTSKANLIPNQAITNQPIVNKLSISVGIDPSVSADWITAITNAIQIWNTIPNFKLNFFLGSNNNSDIQISYSNIPGDEIAAGIFSNSGNVGSAIYIDPLKSTIDAGHRQLIITHEIGHTIGFRHTDLVSESGQYFQIAGTYPSNNIWPNPDPVSIMNRMSNQTNLLGRAFSRFDRIAIRNTYPLDEIQVPFYRYKNVGKHLYSTSWSELTTGNLGWTYEWAEGYVFSVARAGMSNIHRYWLPSQNDYFYTTNYNELGSGKWGYQYQGIIGFAPTNQISGSVPLYQFYLPNHGHFYTTEYGEGPSNGYTFERVVFYVMSN, from the coding sequence ATGAAAAAATCACTATTCACTCTTATTTTTTGGAATCTTTGCACAGTTCTTTTTTTAACTTCTTGTCAAAAGAATTATGCCCCGGAATTCAATATTACACATATTAATGAGATGAAATCCATGGGTTTCAATACAACTAATATCAAGAGGTTTAAAGAGAACTATATTGTTGAAAATGATATCATTATTGATGTAAGTAAAATACATGGAATTAATTTATCTAAAGTCACTCAAACTTCTAAGGCAAATTTAATCCCGAATCAAGCTATAACAAATCAACCAATAGTAAATAAATTGAGCATATCTGTTGGTATAGATCCTTCAGTTAGTGCTGACTGGATTACTGCAATTACAAATGCAATTCAGATTTGGAACACAATTCCAAATTTCAAATTAAATTTCTTTTTGGGGTCAAATAATAATTCAGACATTCAAATAAGCTATTCAAACATACCTGGAGATGAAATTGCGGCTGGAATTTTTTCTAATTCTGGTAATGTTGGTAGTGCGATTTATATAGACCCCTTAAAATCAACAATAGATGCTGGTCATAGACAATTGATAATAACGCATGAAATTGGTCATACTATTGGATTTAGGCATACTGATTTGGTCTCAGAAAGCGGCCAGTATTTTCAAATTGCTGGGACATATCCCTCTAATAATATTTGGCCTAATCCCGATCCTGTATCTATTATGAATAGAATGTCAAATCAAACGAATCTATTAGGTCGAGCCTTTTCACGATTTGATAGAATTGCAATTCGAAATACTTATCCTTTAGATGAAATTCAGGTGCCCTTCTACAGGTATAAAAATGTTGGCAAACACCTTTATTCAACAAGTTGGAGTGAACTTACTACTGGTAATTTAGGGTGGACTTATGAATGGGCTGAAGGATATGTTTTTTCAGTTGCAAGAGCTGGGATGTCAAATATTCATAGATATTGGCTGCCCTCCCAAAATGACTATTTTTACACAACTAACTATAATGAACTTGGAAGTGGTAAATGGGGTTACCAGTATCAAGGAATTATTGGCTTTGCGCCAACAAATCAAATTTCGGGTTCGGTTCCTTTATACCAGTTTTATTTACCTAATCACGGACATTTTTATACTACTGAATATGGAGAAGGGCCTTCCAATGGGTATACTTTTGAAAGAGTAGTTTTTTATGTAATGAGTAATTAA
- a CDS encoding glycosyltransferase family 2 protein, with protein MQDHHPIISVIIPCFNHGKYINEAIESIKLDESNYSIEIIIVDDGSTDLNTIQKLEVLQNKGFTVIKQENGGPAKARNTGITIAKGKYILPIDADNKIKIDYINKSIPFLEANDYDIVYAKPIFWNEEKEVKKKFKVRPFDELSFVTGNFADACAIYRKSVWEKNNGYDEKIPYHGFEDWEFWVNAASNGFKFKFIDEYLFYYRVLENSVISTYNEEKSVINHRYIAKKHSDLFLEKLVKLNYVREKHEIDILRFPLVPFIYIFYLLGFAKKPSIKAREKFTLYRSLKNKIQND; from the coding sequence ATGCAAGATCACCATCCAATCATTTCCGTAATCATACCCTGTTTTAATCATGGCAAATACATCAATGAAGCAATTGAAAGCATAAAGCTTGATGAAAGCAATTACTCAATTGAAATAATTATTGTTGATGACGGTTCAACTGATTTAAATACAATTCAAAAGCTAGAAGTATTACAGAATAAAGGCTTTACAGTTATCAAACAGGAAAATGGCGGCCCTGCAAAAGCAAGAAATACAGGTATTACAATTGCAAAAGGTAAATATATTCTACCAATAGACGCTGATAATAAGATTAAAATAGATTACATAAATAAATCGATACCATTTCTAGAAGCGAACGATTATGATATTGTTTATGCAAAACCAATATTTTGGAACGAAGAAAAAGAAGTAAAGAAAAAGTTCAAAGTAAGACCTTTCGACGAATTGTCGTTTGTAACTGGAAATTTTGCAGATGCATGTGCGATATATAGAAAGTCGGTATGGGAAAAAAACAATGGGTACGACGAGAAAATCCCCTATCACGGTTTTGAAGATTGGGAATTTTGGGTTAATGCCGCCTCAAATGGATTCAAATTTAAATTCATAGATGAATACTTATTTTATTATAGGGTACTTGAAAACTCTGTTATAAGCACTTATAATGAAGAAAAAAGTGTAATTAACCATAGATATATTGCAAAAAAACACAGTGATTTATTCCTAGAGAAACTAGTGAAATTAAACTATGTGAGAGAAAAACATGAAATTGACATTTTAAGATTTCCGTTAGTGCCTTTCATTTACATATTCTATTTACTTGGCTTTGCAAAAAAACCCTCCATAAAAGCAAGGGAAAAATTTACCTTATACCGTTCCTTAAAAAACAAAATCCAAAATGACTGA
- a CDS encoding class I SAM-dependent methyltransferase, with product MTEKEIEKIYIKPTLKLGYGYYLIQKSLIEAVKDLKSKINGNVLDIGCGVMPYKKFLLESGRIKNYIGVDLEHSEYHNKVKPDLFWNGFTIPLDDNTQDWIIATEFLEHYYDTNHILSEILRVLKPGGKLFFSVPFIYTLHEIPHDHHRFTPFSLKNHFNKSGFSNHQIYPRGGFNYSLLIMMSLWAKNAGSSGLIRYLVKFFMFCFHKQLIKKDQKYATYELDYTSFENGTMPSGLWGYATK from the coding sequence ATGACTGAAAAGGAAATTGAAAAAATATATATAAAACCAACGTTAAAATTAGGTTATGGTTACTACTTAATACAGAAGTCTCTGATTGAAGCAGTGAAGGATTTAAAATCAAAAATAAATGGGAATGTACTCGATATTGGCTGTGGAGTAATGCCATATAAAAAGTTCTTATTAGAATCTGGTCGAATCAAAAATTACATAGGCGTTGATTTAGAACATTCAGAATATCACAATAAGGTAAAACCAGATTTATTTTGGAACGGTTTTACCATTCCTTTGGATGACAATACCCAAGATTGGATTATTGCAACGGAATTTCTAGAACACTACTATGACACTAATCATATTTTATCAGAAATATTAAGGGTTCTTAAACCAGGAGGTAAATTATTTTTTTCAGTTCCATTTATTTATACACTTCATGAAATCCCTCATGATCACCACAGATTTACCCCATTTTCACTTAAGAATCACTTTAATAAAAGTGGATTTTCTAATCATCAAATATATCCAAGAGGTGGATTTAATTATAGTCTATTAATTATGATGAGTCTTTGGGCAAAAAATGCAGGAAGTAGTGGATTAATTAGGTACTTGGTTAAGTTTTTTATGTTTTGTTTTCATAAACAATTAATAAAAAAAGATCAAAAGTATGCAACTTATGAATTAGACTATACATCCTTTGAAAATGGCACGATGCCTTCTGGCTTGTGGGGCTATGCCACAAAATAA